In Candidatus Neomarinimicrobiota bacterium, the DNA window TAACTAGCAATTTCACTTCTTTACCCGTTCCGTGGGGCAATGTGGTTGTTACACGAATATTTTGATCTGCATGGCGTGGGTCAACACCTAAATTGATTGCCAAATCTACAGACTCATCAAATTTAGTAAACTTTAAATCTTTGACCAATTTAACAGCATCTTCCAAAGCGTATTCTTTCATACGATCTAGCTTAGTATCTGCGGCTGCTTTGTTTTTTCCGACTTTCATTATCCTTTTACCTCTAAACCCATACTACGGGCGGTTCCACGAATCATTTCCATCGCCTTTTCAACTGAATTGGCATTTAAATCGTTCATTTTAATCTCAGCGATTTCTCGTAGGTCAGCTTCAGAAACTTTACCGACTTTTTCACGATTTGGCTCGCCAGAACCTTTTGGAACACCAGCTTTTTTCTTAAGCAGGACTGCAGCAGGTGGTGTTTTGGTAATATAAGTAAAACTACGATCTGCATAAACGGTGATCACTACCGGAATAATCATTCCAGCTTGATCCTGAGTAGCAGCATTAAATGCTTTACAAAATTCCATAATATTCACACCATGTTGACCCAAAGCAGGGCCCACAGGCGGTGCGGGATTTGCTTTTCCTGCAGGTATTTGAAGCTTAATAAAACCTGTGACTTTTTTTGCCATTTCTTAGCCTATTTCTCTAATTCTACTTGTAAAAAATCTAATTCAATCGGCGTAGGTCGTCCAAAAATACTGACAGAAACCTTTACCTTTTGTTTATCTTGATTCACTTCATTAACGTAACCAGAAAAATCCGCAAATGGACCATCGGTTACTTTTACTGCATCGCCTACTTTATAGGGCGCCTTCACTACTTCACGGCCTTCACGACCTTCAACTTCTCCCAGGATTCGAGTAACTTCTTCTTCTCTAAGCGCTTGAGGTTCATTATTAGCGCCAACAAAATTGATTACACCTGTTGTGTTTTCAACAAGATGTCGCGCTTCTCTTGACTCACTCATATGAATCAAGATATACCCGGGGAAAAAAACTTTGTTCTTTACTTTCTTTTTACCGTCTTTCATCTCGACAATATTTTCAGACGGAACTAAAACAGTTTCTACCTCTTCAGAAAGTGATTGAAAATCCAATTCAAAGAGAAGATTCTCACGCACCTTCTTTTCTTTGCCGGAAATTACTCTGAGGGTATACCAATTCATTGACTAAAGAACCACCTGTATAATAGTTGCCAAAATTCGATCAATAAAAAACAGGAATACACTGATCATAATTGAGAATGAAATAACCACGAATGTGGACCCTTTCAATTCTTCCCAATTTGGCCAGGAGACTTTTTTCATTTCGAAACTTACTTCGGAAA includes these proteins:
- the rplK gene encoding 50S ribosomal protein L11, producing the protein MAKKVTGFIKLQIPAGKANPAPPVGPALGQHGVNIMEFCKAFNAATQDQAGMIIPVVITVYADRSFTYITKTPPAAVLLKKKAGVPKGSGEPNREKVGKVSEADLREIAEIKMNDLNANSVEKAMEMIRGTARSMGLEVKG
- the nusG gene encoding transcription termination/antitermination factor NusG; its protein translation is MNWYTLRVISGKEKKVRENLLFELDFQSLSEEVETVLVPSENIVEMKDGKKKVKNKVFFPGYILIHMSESREARHLVENTTGVINFVGANNEPQALREEEVTRILGEVEGREGREVVKAPYKVGDAVKVTDGPFADFSGYVNEVNQDKQKVKVSVSIFGRPTPIELDFLQVELEK
- the secE gene encoding preprotein translocase subunit SecE — encoded protein: MNKITKFFSEVSFEMKKVSWPNWEELKGSTFVVISFSIMISVFLFFIDRILATIIQVVL